A stretch of Podospora bellae-mahoneyi strain CBS 112042 chromosome 5, whole genome shotgun sequence DNA encodes these proteins:
- a CDS encoding hypothetical protein (EggNog:ENOG503P598; COG:S), whose amino-acid sequence MVLLSNLLTLLVSLIHIYILLLETTLWTHPAYGRKIFRMTEEFAQQTRLLAVNQGVYNGFLALGLLWGIWHPVPMVGQQVKLFFLGCVSFAGGVGALTVGRRVFWVQSVPAMVAGIAVVAWG is encoded by the coding sequence ATggtcctcctctccaacctcctgaccctcctcgtctccctAATCCACATatacatcctcctcctcgaaaCAACCCTCTGGACACATCCCGCCTACGGCCGCAAGATATTCCGGATGACAGAGGAATTCGCACAGCAGACAAGATTGTTGGCGGTGAATCAGGGGGTCTATAACGGGTTTTTGGCATTGGGCCTGCTCTGGGGGATATGGCATCCTGTGCCGATGGTCGGGCAGCAGGTCAAGTTGTTTTTCCTCGGTTGTGTCtcttttgctggtggggTTGGCGCGTTGActgtggggaggagggtttttTGGGTGCAGAGTGTGCCTGCGATGGTGGCGGGGATTGCGGTTGTGGCTTGGGGgtag
- a CDS encoding hypothetical protein (EggNog:ENOG503NZK5; CAZy:GH109; COG:S): MTTQPKRRYALVGTGGRSYFFYSAIATTYSSTSCIVGFCDTNQTRLNYALSRLTSLGHPPVPLYLASDYDRLITETKPDEVIVTTVDRTHHIYIIRALQLGCNVVSEKPMTIDAPRCQAIFDAVNETKRNVRVTFNYRYAPHNTKIYELLHSGAIGKVTSVHFEWLLNTSHGADYFRRWHRDKRNSGGLLVHKSTHHFDLVNFWLKTRPLSVYAQADLKFYGRENAELRGVTKFYDRVRGNEEGNAKDDPFALDCSKVETLKSLYLDAEHEDGYFRDRSVFGDGISIEDTMNLLVRYKNGAVMTYSLTAYAPWEGLRVNFNGTKGRIEMEVVENSYVNSGGDQSLEGCLERSTILLRPLFEPPGEVEIGEAKGAHGGGDNVLLQDLFGEPVSDEYMRAASHVDGAASILTGIAANRSIATGQVVFVDDILKVPDN; this comes from the coding sequence ATGACAACACAACCCAAGAGACGCTATGCCCTCGTCGGCACCGGCGGCCGCTCCTACTTCTTCTACTCGGCCATCGCAACAACCTACTCATCCACCTCGTGCATCGTCGGCTTCTGCGACACAAACCAGACCCGCCTCAACTACGCCCTCTCCCGgctcacctccctcggccaCCCCCCGGTCCCTCTCTACCTTGCCTCCGACTACGACAGACTCATCACCGAAACCAAACCAGACGAAGTCATCGTCACAACCGTCGACCGCACCCACCACATCTACATCATCCGCGCGCTCCAACTAGGCTGCAATGTCGTCTCGGAGAAACCAATGACCATCGACGCCCCTCGGTGTCAAGCCATCTTCGACGCTGTCAACGAGACCAAAAGAAACGTCAGAGTCACCTTCAACTACCGCTACGCAccccacaacaccaaaatCTACGAGCTCTTACACTCCGGCGCCATCGGCAAGGTGACCTCAGTCCACTTCGAATGGCTGTTGAACACCTCCCACGGGGCAGACTATTTCCGCCGCTGGCACCGCGACAAGCGCAACAGCGGAGGGCTGCTGGTCCACAAATCCACTCACCACTTCGACCTCGTCAACTTCTGGCTCAAGACGAGACCTCTCTCCGTTTACGCGCAGGCAGACCTCAAGTTTTACGGCAGAGAAAACGCCGAGCTGAGGGGCGTGACCAAGTTTTATGATCGAGTCAGGGGCAACGAGGAGGGAAACGCAAAAGATGACCCGTTTGCGCTGGACTGCAGCAAGGTCGAGACGCTGAAGAGTTTGTATCTTGATGCGGAGCACGAGGATGGTTATTTTCGGGATCGGTCCGTTTTTGGAGACGGCATCAGCATAGAGGATACGATGAATCTGCTGGTTAGGTACAAGAATGGGGCGGTCATGACGTATTCTCTGACGGCATACGCGCCGTGGGAGGGGCTGAGGGTGAATTTCAATGGGACCAAGGGACGGATagagatggaggtggtggagaataGTTATGTCAATTCGGGAGGGGATCAGTCATTGGAGGGGTGTTTGGAACGGAGCACCATCTTGCTGAGGCCGTTGTTTGAGCCgcctggggaggtggagattgGGGAGGCAAAAGGGGCgcatgggggaggggataaTGTCTTGCTGCAGGATTTGTTTGGGGAGCCGGTGTCGGATGAGTACATGAGGGCTGCCAGCCACGTGGATGGAGCGGCGAGCATCTTGACGGGGATTGCGGCGAATAGGTCTATTGCTACGGGGCaggtggtgtttgtggaTGATATTCTGAAGGTGCCTGATAACTAG
- a CDS encoding hypothetical protein (EggNog:ENOG503P433; COG:S) — MSIKSRSIDLLSRRSPSSVRPAALKTINMAPTSLAITAISLFLSLASATPVTLEARDLLNPIGATATADQEKWSPALDYDTDSCYNTVAISPTGQLNAGQDPGKGQNEILSFCRKEDRLTKRNVYVRSKCNNGWCAHMYDYYFESDFGIGGHRHDWEHIAVWVQNGELKFVSASEHGKWNIRFPGQNPQIRFEGGTHAKIVYHKDGAGTHAFRYATGGDEPPENHWQSWRWGVGAGLLNWDWIAGNLRTTLSQKDWGSAEMAVRDKDGNAWNFGWYLDSSRYYCVTELECPGNLAGAFNPWA, encoded by the coding sequence ATGAGTATAAAGAGCCGTAGCATCGACCTTCTGTCTCGTCGAAGTCCATCATCAGTCAGGCCAGCAGCCCTCAAGACGATCAACATGGCTCCCACGTCCCTCGCCATCACGGCGAtatccctcttcctctcccttgcctccgccacccccgtCACACTCGAAGCGAGagacctcctcaaccccatcggcgccaccgccaccgccgaccAAGAGAAATGGTCCCCCGCCCTCGACTACGACACCGACAGCTGCTACAACACTgtcgccatctcccccacaGGGCAGCTCAACGCCGGTCAAGACCCGGGCAAAGGCCAAAACGAAATCCTGAGCTTCTGCCGCAAGGAAGACCGCCTCACCAAGCGCAACGTCTACGTCCGGTCCAAGTGCAACAACGGCTGGTGCGCGCACATGTACGACTACTACTTTGAGTCTGACTTTGGCATCGGCGGCCACCGCCACGACTGGGAGCATATCGCCGTTTGGGTCCAGAACGGGGAGCTCAAGTTTGTGAGCGCGAGCGAGCACGGCAAGTGGAATATCAGGTTTCCTGGGCAGAACCCCCAGATTAGATTTGAGGGGGGGACGCACGCCAAGATTGTGTACCACAAGGACGGGGCGGGAACGCACGCGTTTCGGTATGCGACCGGGGGGGATGAGCCGCCGGAGAATCACTGGCAgagttggaggtggggggtgggcgCTGGGTTGTTGAATTGGGATTGGATTGCTGGGAATTTGAGGACGACGCTGTCGCAGAAGGATTGGGGTTCGGCCGAGATGGCTGTGAGAGACAAGGACGGGAATGCGTGGAACTTCGGGTGGTACTTGGATAGCTCTAGGTACTACTGTGTGACTGAGCTTGAGTGCCCGGGTAACTTGGCTGGCGCGTTCAACCCTTGGGCTTGA